A genomic segment from Acidobacteriota bacterium encodes:
- the thiC gene encoding phosphomethylpyrimidine synthase ThiC, translated as MTQLDKARAGIITPEMREVARSEIVDAELLRERIATGRVVLPGNKNHQFHAIGIGEGLRTKINVNLGTSQEHISLDEEIKKLEIAVELGADSVMDLSTGGDLDRIRRELLSRCPVLFGSVPIYDTVMQLLNEGNTIYELTSDRLFRTIEKHAADGVDFITVHCGVTRRTIAHLERKKRIAGIVSRGGSILSAWMKNRNCENPLYEEFDRLLEIAKKYDVTLSLGDGLRPGAISDASDASQIDELVTLGELCERAWEKGIQVMVEGPGHVPLDQIEANVVMQKRVCKGAPFYVLGPLPLDIAPGYDHIAGAIGGAIAAAAGADFLCYLTPAEHLRLPTVEDAREGIIASKIAAHAADIVKGIKGARERDDEMSRRRKLLDWEGMFRLALDPEKARKMKMESEAYAKEFCSMCGTFCSIHISNISEKKTR; from the coding sequence ATGACACAGCTTGATAAGGCCAGAGCGGGGATCATAACACCCGAGATGCGCGAAGTTGCGAGATCTGAAATAGTGGATGCCGAACTTCTCAGGGAGAGGATTGCGACCGGAAGGGTTGTTCTCCCCGGGAATAAAAATCATCAGTTCCATGCCATCGGGATTGGGGAGGGGTTAAGGACCAAGATCAACGTCAACCTCGGAACGTCGCAGGAACATATATCTCTGGATGAAGAGATAAAGAAACTCGAGATTGCGGTGGAACTCGGCGCAGACAGCGTCATGGACCTGAGTACAGGCGGGGATCTGGACAGGATCAGAAGAGAACTCCTATCCCGTTGTCCGGTGCTTTTCGGCAGCGTTCCGATCTATGACACCGTTATGCAACTCTTAAATGAAGGGAATACGATCTATGAGCTTACGTCGGATCGGCTCTTTCGCACGATCGAAAAGCATGCAGCCGATGGAGTCGATTTCATCACGGTGCACTGTGGCGTCACGAGAAGGACTATCGCTCATCTGGAACGCAAGAAGAGGATAGCCGGGATCGTGAGCCGTGGGGGATCCATCCTGTCGGCATGGATGAAGAATAGAAATTGTGAGAATCCGCTCTATGAAGAGTTTGATCGCCTTCTTGAGATTGCAAAGAAATACGACGTGACCCTTAGCCTCGGCGATGGATTGAGACCGGGTGCCATATCAGATGCCAGCGATGCATCACAGATCGACGAGCTCGTGACGCTCGGCGAGCTTTGCGAGAGAGCCTGGGAGAAGGGGATCCAGGTCATGGTGGAAGGGCCGGGGCATGTCCCACTCGATCAGATCGAAGCTAACGTCGTCATGCAGAAGAGGGTCTGTAAGGGTGCGCCATTCTATGTTCTGGGACCGCTTCCCCTGGACATCGCGCCTGGTTACGACCATATCGCAGGAGCGATCGGAGGCGCAATCGCTGCGGCTGCAGGTGCGGATTTCCTGTGCTATCTGACTCCAGCGGAACATCTGAGGCTGCCGACGGTCGAAGATGCGCGGGAGGGAATCATCGCTTCCAAGATAGCGGCGCATGCTGCAGACATAGTCAAGGGGATCAAGGGAGCTAGGGAGAGGGATGACGAGATGTCCAGGAGGAGAAAACTTCTCGATTGGGAAGGGATGTTCCGTCTTGCCCTCGATCCGGAAAAAGCCAGGAAGATGAAGATGGAAAGTGAAGCCTATGCCAAGGAGTTCTGCTCCATGTGTGGGACTTTCTGCTCCATCCACATTTCCAACATCTCCGAGAAGAAGACTAGATAA
- a CDS encoding PP2C family protein-serine/threonine phosphatase translates to MNYKVLFRKLHKTIREIERSEDISKTLFDILKRLINEFHEEMGLVGGRLYKSSNDSYVLIHQYSLEGKKVRPGYKISITYKPLQDLLEHGFVIMDENDPGFDRRVERVVGVSFFAAIAIGEENRHIIAFTLRPGIKREDVIYSLNTIRHVINLKLRQEELEDIIQEAKKIQQSILPRSFPKFADYDIYGMSIPAEDVGGDLYDFLPISDRVLGVAVADSSGHGFPAALQARDAITGLRMGIEEHFKIIKTIEKLNRIISKSSLATKFISLFYGEFEANGNLIYCNAGHPPPILFRKDMMLHLKKGGLVLGPNPLAKYERGFVNFQHGTILVIYTDGITEASNHEGNLFGIKRLERVILKHIGESSESITKRIFEKVERFSRGCSYVDDRTVVIVKR, encoded by the coding sequence ATGAATTATAAAGTCCTCTTCCGAAAACTGCACAAGACGATACGCGAGATCGAGCGCTCGGAGGATATCTCAAAAACGCTGTTCGACATCCTGAAGAGACTCATCAATGAGTTTCACGAAGAGATGGGCCTCGTCGGGGGAAGGCTCTACAAGTCCAGCAACGACAGCTACGTGCTGATCCATCAATATTCCCTTGAAGGAAAGAAGGTCAGACCCGGGTATAAGATTTCCATTACTTACAAGCCACTCCAGGATCTTCTCGAGCATGGATTCGTCATCATGGATGAGAACGATCCCGGTTTCGACCGGAGGGTAGAAAGAGTGGTGGGCGTCTCCTTCTTTGCCGCCATCGCGATCGGCGAGGAGAACAGGCATATCATCGCTTTCACTCTGAGACCCGGGATCAAACGGGAGGATGTCATCTACTCCCTGAACACGATCCGCCACGTCATCAACCTCAAACTCAGGCAGGAAGAGCTGGAAGACATCATACAGGAAGCCAAGAAAATCCAGCAGAGCATCCTGCCCCGCTCCTTCCCGAAGTTTGCCGATTATGACATCTATGGAATGTCAATCCCTGCCGAGGATGTCGGAGGAGATCTTTACGATTTCCTGCCCATCTCGGACAGAGTCCTCGGCGTGGCGGTGGCCGATTCGAGCGGACATGGATTCCCCGCTGCCCTTCAGGCGCGCGATGCCATCACCGGTCTCAGGATGGGGATAGAGGAACATTTCAAGATCATCAAGACCATCGAGAAGCTGAACCGGATCATCAGCAAGAGTTCGCTGGCAACGAAGTTTATCTCCCTCTTCTATGGCGAATTCGAGGCGAACGGGAATCTGATCTACTGCAACGCGGGGCATCCGCCTCCCATCCTCTTCCGCAAGGATATGATGCTGCATTTGAAAAAAGGGGGGCTGGTGCTCGGTCCGAACCCACTGGCCAAGTATGAGAGAGGGTTCGTCAACTTCCAGCATGGAACGATCCTGGTCATCTATACCGATGGAATCACGGAAGCATCGAACCATGAGGGCAATCTCTTCGGAATTAAGAGGCTCGAACGCGTCATACTGAAGCACATCGGTGAATCATCGGAATCGATAACCAAACGGATCTTCGAGAAGGTGGAGAGGTTTTCGAGAGGCTGCAGCTATGTGGACGACAGAACCGTCGTGATCGTAAAAAGATGA
- a CDS encoding DUF116 domain-containing protein gives MKEAKNTGEDGVNDRRLGDEWLEWEGNLSNYNGMIDEGKRTFLIFTFGIYFLLLIGSFLFLYLIYPRLYQLAEWLPKAALTALIAFFGLIMIWLVLTVMTVIMGRNFLLWFVRKSYLINLFFRISARLGEKLGISRDRMGNSFIKVSNALQKFICRISRGENLLILLPRCLEKDVRKKVQEICAKYNCKAFIASGGDVARKIIKEMKPVAIIGIACERDLVSGIEDTTPKIPVIGIENKRPEGPCKNTFIDVELFERTLMSLLNRKSDLSLQGR, from the coding sequence ATGAAGGAGGCGAAGAATACAGGGGAAGATGGAGTCAATGACAGGAGGCTCGGCGATGAGTGGCTCGAGTGGGAAGGGAACCTCTCCAACTATAACGGGATGATCGATGAGGGAAAGAGGACTTTCCTCATCTTTACCTTCGGCATCTATTTCCTCCTGCTCATCGGATCATTCCTCTTTCTCTATCTAATTTATCCGCGACTCTATCAGCTTGCCGAATGGCTTCCGAAGGCTGCACTCACCGCTCTCATCGCTTTCTTCGGTCTTATTATGATATGGTTGGTTCTGACTGTCATGACTGTTATCATGGGACGGAACTTTCTCCTGTGGTTCGTAAGGAAATCCTACCTCATCAACTTATTCTTTCGCATCTCCGCTAGACTTGGAGAGAAACTCGGGATCTCCAGGGACAGAATGGGCAACTCCTTCATCAAGGTGAGTAATGCACTACAGAAATTCATCTGCAGGATAAGCAGAGGTGAGAACCTTCTGATCCTCCTTCCGAGGTGTCTGGAAAAGGATGTAAGGAAGAAGGTCCAGGAAATCTGCGCGAAGTATAACTGCAAGGCCTTCATTGCTTCGGGGGGAGATGTGGCGAGGAAGATCATCAAGGAGATGAAGCCGGTGGCCATCATCGGGATTGCCTGTGAGAGAGACCTCGTGAGTGGCATCGAAGATACGACGCCGAAGATCCCTGTCATCGGCATCGAGAACAAAAGGCCCGAAGGTCCATGCAAAAATACATTCATCGATGTTGAACTCTTTGAGAGGACCCTTATGTCGCTTCTTAACAGGAAGTCCGATCTGTCTCTGCAGGGCCGCTAA
- a CDS encoding acyl-CoA dehydrogenase family protein, whose translation MKELLNARNLDYIEQAKEVADKYIRPVATELDREQRYPWSVIEALKKANLMGIWVPAEYGGQGAGLLNLCLVIEEISKACGGVGVAYAVNALGSFPIILGGTEEQKKRWLPYVASGEKLVAFGLSEIESGSDAASMKTQARRENGHYVLNGVKKWNTNGGIADLYTVYCITDPTKGTRGSSALIVEKGMEGFIFGKEEDKMGIRCVAVRELEFKNCKVSAENLLGGREGRGFANAMATLDRARPGVAAQAVGLAQGAFDLAMEYAKKRKQFGQSLTAFQGIQWMFAEMATQIEAARQLVYSVARAADAGAKSISKASAMAKLFATDTAMKVTTDCVQIFGGYGYMKDYPIEKYMRDAKITQIYEGTNQIQRIVIARNLLREYAAAE comes from the coding sequence ATGAAAGAGCTTCTCAATGCAAGGAATCTGGATTATATCGAACAGGCAAAGGAAGTTGCGGACAAGTATATAAGGCCCGTCGCCACAGAGCTTGACCGTGAGCAGAGATATCCCTGGTCCGTCATTGAAGCACTGAAGAAAGCCAACCTCATGGGAATATGGGTTCCCGCAGAGTACGGAGGTCAGGGAGCCGGTCTCCTTAATCTATGTCTCGTCATTGAAGAGATATCCAAAGCATGTGGCGGCGTTGGTGTGGCCTATGCCGTTAACGCTCTGGGATCCTTTCCCATCATCCTCGGGGGAACGGAGGAACAGAAGAAGAGATGGCTTCCCTATGTGGCCTCCGGGGAGAAGCTCGTTGCATTCGGGTTGTCGGAGATTGAATCGGGAAGTGATGCGGCCAGCATGAAGACGCAGGCAAGAAGGGAGAATGGCCATTATGTCCTGAATGGAGTAAAGAAGTGGAACACGAACGGCGGTATTGCCGATCTCTACACAGTTTATTGTATCACAGATCCCACTAAGGGCACCCGCGGCAGCAGCGCGCTCATCGTCGAGAAGGGGATGGAGGGGTTCATCTTCGGAAAGGAAGAGGACAAGATGGGCATTCGCTGTGTTGCTGTGAGAGAGCTCGAATTCAAGAACTGCAAGGTCTCAGCAGAGAATCTGTTGGGGGGAAGGGAAGGAAGAGGTTTTGCCAATGCCATGGCGACGCTCGACAGGGCTCGTCCCGGCGTTGCTGCCCAGGCGGTTGGTCTTGCGCAGGGAGCGTTCGATCTGGCGATGGAATATGCAAAGAAGAGAAAACAATTCGGACAGTCACTCACAGCCTTCCAGGGGATTCAGTGGATGTTTGCCGAGATGGCGACACAGATCGAAGCAGCGAGACAACTCGTTTACTCCGTGGCGAGGGCAGCCGATGCCGGTGCGAAAAGCATCTCCAAAGCATCCGCAATGGCCAAGCTCTTCGCAACCGATACGGCGATGAAGGTCACGACGGACTGCGTACAGATCTTTGGCGGATATGGTTACATGAAGGACTATCCTATCGAGAAATACATGCGGGATGCCAAGATCACCCAGATTTACGAAGGAACGAATCAGATTCAACGCATCGTCATTGCCAGGAATCTACTCCGTGAATATGCAGCCGCCGAATAA
- the cysE gene encoding serine O-acetyltransferase, which produces MWRTIKTVYERDPAARNILEILFAYPGIHALFFHRIAHFLHARLHIPVIPRLISQFSRFVTGIEIHPGAKIGKGFFIDHGMGVVIGETAIIEDDVTLYQGVTIGGTGHEKGKRHPTLKRGVVVGTGAKILGNITIGENVKVGAGSVVVASVPDNSTVVGVPAKVVNQNGQKIHVKLLDHADLIDPLMEKIKELEERIIDLEKNTGRSK; this is translated from the coding sequence ATGTGGAGAACGATAAAGACAGTCTATGAGAGGGATCCGGCAGCCAGGAACATCCTCGAGATTCTCTTTGCCTATCCAGGAATCCATGCCCTGTTCTTTCACAGAATCGCTCATTTCCTGCATGCAAGGTTGCATATTCCTGTCATCCCCCGATTGATATCTCAATTCTCGCGGTTTGTTACGGGGATCGAGATCCACCCCGGAGCGAAGATAGGAAAGGGGTTCTTCATCGATCATGGAATGGGAGTCGTCATAGGGGAGACAGCAATCATTGAAGATGACGTTACGCTCTACCAGGGGGTGACGATCGGCGGAACCGGTCATGAAAAGGGGAAAAGGCACCCTACCTTGAAGAGAGGAGTCGTCGTGGGGACGGGCGCCAAGATCCTCGGAAACATCACAATCGGCGAGAATGTCAAAGTTGGCGCTGGCTCCGTAGTCGTAGCATCGGTTCCCGATAACAGCACCGTCGTGGGAGTTCCGGCTAAGGTCGTCAATCAAAACGGTCAGAAGATCCATGTAAAACTTCTTGACCATGCCGATCTCATTGATCCTCTCATGGAAAAGATCAAGGAGCTGGAGGAGAGGATCATTGACCTCGAGAAGAATACCGGCAGAAGCAAATGA